One segment of Macrotis lagotis isolate mMagLag1 chromosome 1, bilby.v1.9.chrom.fasta, whole genome shotgun sequence DNA contains the following:
- the LOC141498317 gene encoding uncharacterized protein C11orf98-like: MDLGPEVRRLGHGGTRRVLRREPQRCHRLVGAVLDEGPITPHRLKKRASSARTNITLSGKKRRKLLLQIRQAQKEKVAMEVEASPKPGRTIEAQPRRQKKRKSGVIQDVEMEDLQADS; this comes from the coding sequence ATGGACCTTGGCCCCGAAGTTCGGCGCCTCGGCCATGGGGGAACACGCCGGGTGCTGAGGCGGGAGCCGCAGCGGTGCCACCGGCTGGTGGGGGCCGTGCTGGATGAGGGGCCCATCACCCCCCACCGCCTCAAGAAGCGGGCATCCAGTGCCAGGACCAACATCACCCTGTCTGGGAAGAAACGCAGGAAGCTTTTGCTGCAGATCAGGCAGGCCCAGAAGGAGAAGGTTGCCATGGAGGTGGAAGCCTCCCCGAAGCCAGGCAGGACCATTGAGGCACAGCCTAGAcgacagaagaaaaggaaatctgGAGTTATCCAGGATGTGGAGATGGAAGACCTGCAAGCTGACAGCTGA